A genomic stretch from Candidatus Dadabacteria bacterium includes:
- a CDS encoding helix-turn-helix domain-containing protein: MTENLDRFEPKWRLSPPGDTILDILEEKNWAQAKFADRTGYTTKHVSRLVQGKAAITEDAAFRLERALAAVRSSGCQER; this comes from the coding sequence ATGACTGAAAATCTTGATCGGTTTGAACCGAAATGGCGTTTGTCTCCGCCTGGAGATACGATTCTTGACATTCTCGAAGAGAAAAACTGGGCTCAGGCTAAGTTCGCAGACCGTACCGGTTATACGACAAAGCACGTAAGCCGGCTTGTACAAGGCAAGGCGGCGATTACGGAGGATGCCGCGTTTCGACTGGAACGGGCGTTGGCGGCAGTGCGGAGTTCTGGCTGTCAAGAGAGGTGA